In Desulfobacterales bacterium, a single window of DNA contains:
- the proS gene encoding proline--tRNA ligase, with amino-acid sequence MGTPEKTAISPTRAEDYTEWYQQVVKASDMAERSPVRGCMVIKPWGYAIWENIVRLLDGMFKETGVKNAYFPLFIPLSFLEKEAEHVEGFAKECAVVTHHRLEKGEGGLKPAGRLTEPLVVRPTSETIIGDAFANWVSSYRDLPLLINQWANVVRWEMRTRIFLRTSEFLWQEGHTAHASQAEALERTQLMLEVYAKLAEEFLAIPVIKGRKTPAERFPGAVDTLCIEAMMQDRKALQAGTSHFLGQNFAKASQIKFQSAEEKEAYAWTTSWGASTRLIGGLIMTHGDDDGIILPPKTASAHIVLLPIVRKESDRAAVMEYVETLKRELGDQTYAGRRLEVELDARDIGGARGWDWIKKGIPVRVEIGPRDIAGNSVYVGRRDKAHKDKVSLKREVFIGEICNILDDIQHNLFARALSFRQANTVDIDAHKEFYGFFTPANPEKPEIHGGFAVSGWCGAQACEAKIKEDLSVTIRCIPFDSDTAGSRPCICCGRSDGRPVVYAKAY; translated from the coding sequence ATGGGAACTCCGGAAAAAACGGCCATTTCGCCAACCCGGGCGGAGGATTATACGGAATGGTACCAGCAGGTGGTCAAGGCTTCGGACATGGCCGAAAGATCGCCGGTAAGGGGCTGCATGGTGATAAAACCCTGGGGGTACGCCATATGGGAAAATATCGTGCGCTTACTGGATGGGATGTTCAAGGAAACCGGCGTCAAGAACGCCTATTTTCCGCTTTTCATACCGTTGAGCTTTCTGGAAAAGGAAGCCGAACATGTCGAAGGCTTTGCAAAAGAATGTGCGGTGGTGACCCATCACCGGCTTGAGAAGGGGGAAGGCGGTTTGAAGCCGGCAGGGCGGCTGACGGAACCGCTGGTTGTCAGGCCCACTTCCGAAACCATTATCGGCGATGCCTTTGCAAACTGGGTCAGCAGTTATCGCGACCTGCCGCTGCTGATCAACCAGTGGGCCAACGTGGTCCGCTGGGAAATGCGGACCCGGATATTTTTGCGGACCAGTGAATTTCTCTGGCAGGAAGGTCATACCGCCCATGCAAGCCAAGCGGAGGCGCTGGAGCGGACGCAGCTGATGCTTGAGGTGTATGCAAAACTGGCGGAAGAGTTTTTGGCGATACCGGTGATTAAAGGACGAAAAACACCCGCTGAAAGATTTCCCGGAGCAGTGGACACGTTGTGTATAGAAGCCATGATGCAGGACCGAAAAGCGCTCCAGGCCGGCACATCGCATTTTTTAGGTCAGAATTTTGCCAAGGCCTCCCAGATAAAATTCCAGAGCGCGGAAGAAAAAGAAGCCTATGCCTGGACAACATCGTGGGGCGCTTCTACGCGGCTGATCGGCGGGTTGATAATGACCCACGGCGATGATGACGGTATTATTCTGCCGCCCAAAACAGCCTCGGCCCATATCGTTCTGCTGCCGATAGTCCGAAAGGAATCCGATCGGGCCGCTGTCATGGAATACGTTGAAACCCTGAAAAGGGAGCTGGGGGATCAAACATATGCCGGCCGCCGGCTGGAGGTGGAACTGGATGCGCGGGATATCGGCGGCGCCAGGGGGTGGGACTGGATCAAAAAGGGCATCCCGGTTCGCGTTGAAATCGGCCCCAGGGACATTGCCGGAAATTCCGTCTATGTCGGCAGGAGAGATAAGGCGCACAAGGACAAGGTGTCATTGAAAAGGGAAGTTTTTATCGGTGAAATCTGTAACATTTTAGATGACATTCAGCACAATCTTTTTGCAAGGGCCTTGTCTTTTCGCCAAGCCAATACCGTCGACATTGACGCCCATAAAGAATTCTATGGGTTTTTTACCCCGGCAAATCCGGAAAAACCGGAAATTCACGGCGGCTTTGCAGTATCAGGCTGGTGCGGCGCCCA